TTTCTCCTGGACCCCCGACGAAAAGGGCGACGGCGACCTTGCGCGCCGCCTCGCCTGCCTTGATGGCGCCCGGCCAGTAGGAAGCGTCTGAGCCCACGGTGTGCAGGGCGGCAGGCACCCAGGGAATGAAGGCGAGCAAAGCGGGCAGAACCGTTCTGGCCAGGTACGAGCCGAGAGCGCGTACGTCGCCCCGGCGCCAGGCCCACCAGGACGCCAGAACGACGTGAGCCGCCAGAAGCCCGGCGCTCAGGTAGTGGGTGTAGAGGAGAAGGGCGTAAGACAGAGCCAGCGGGGCCCAGACTCGGTATCGCACGCGGCCTTCGAAGGCGAACCAGCGGAGCAAGAGCAGGGTGGAGAAGGCGCCCGCTGCAAGTAGCAGGCTGTACATGCGGGCGTCTTGCGCGTGCCATACGTGCCAGGGATGGATCGCAGCGGCCAGCGCCGCCACGCATGCCGCGCCCCATCCCCGCCGTCCTGATTCGCCGTTGGTGATCAGACACAGCGCCAGCCGGTACAGCAATGGCACCGCCAGAAGAGACAGGCCCACGGACAGGAACCTGAGGGAGTACTCCGACGTGCCAGCTAGGTCGGTCCAGAAGCGCAGCAGGAGGTAGTAGAGGGGAGGCTGGACGTCCGCCGCCGTCCAGGAGAGCATGTCCCCGACGGGTATCCTCGTCAGGTAGGCACTCACGGCCTCATCGTAGGAGAGGCTCTGAGCGGCGAGGCGATACACACGGAGGCCGAAGGCAACTGCTGCCAGCAGCAGCACCGGGAGGCGAGAGATCGAGTGCCGAGGACGCCGGAGAGCACTCAAGGACTGCTGCCTCCTGTAGCCACCGTTACCGGGGCCAGCAAGAGGGGCACGGCTGCCTGGTCAGCCTCCAGAGGAGCGCCCGAGAGGCGATCGTAGGGCACCAGCACCACCGAGTAGGGGCCAGGGGGAAGGTCGGCGGGCACTGCGAGGGACTTGACGTCCGGCACCGTCTCCCCGGTGGCCCAGTGCCGCGCTGGATACAGCCCTCCCTCGATGGGGCCATCGGTCTGAGTCACGGTCTCGCCGGCGGCGTCGGTCAGCCGGACAGACAGGGCCAGCTCGCTCGTCGGCTCTCCGAGCTTGCTCCAGTAAGTGACTAGATCAAGGGAGCAACCTGGGTAGATGACGGGAGCAGACAGCCGCGCACCTTCGAGCTTCAGCCAGGAGCTGAACACCACGTCTGCTGGTCCGGCGGCCGGAGGCGACAAAAGGAGGGGGACGATCTGGTACCGACGCAGGCGGCTGGTGCGCTCCACCGGAGGTAGCCTCACCAGATTGGTCTCCGGAATGGCGCCGACGCCCTGCTCATCCGGTGCCAGACGGGCAGCGACGTCATCGTAGTCCCCATCGACCACCACCCCTACATAGGCCCCCCACGCGTCGCCTAGCGGAGCGGCCACAGTGGTGGTAACGACGATCTCACCTGGGCTCCAGCGCTGGACGGGATACCAGAGGGGTTCTACGAAGAGGGCAGAGCGGGTATCGGTCACGGGCCGGCCCAGGCGGTCGAACAGGATGGCGTAGGGCATCAGGTTGGCGGGCGGCGGGGCCAGCGCCTGCCAGTACAGGCGCAGCGAGGTGTAGCTCCATTTGGGATCGTCCACCCACTCGTAGCCGAGGAGCCTAAGAGTGGTGCCGAAGGTCACTTCCAGCGGGTGCGCGGGCGGAGAGGAGGCACGGGCGAAGGCGAAGAACCGGTCCGGCAGGCCGAGACTCGCGGTCCCTCTCTCAAGGAGAACGATGCCGTCGTCCGCGTTGACCACTCCGTAACCCTGGCGCAGGAGCTCATCGAACCGGTGTCTAAAGTCGACCGGGTGCATATCGGTAGTCCCAGCGACATCCAGGAGCACGTACTCCGCGTCAGCTACATCGGGGAAGGTGTAGATGCGCTCCCGGTGGCTAAAGTGCGGATGCAGGGCGGGTGTGACCGAAAGGCCTGCGCCCTCAGGGATGAGGTACCGGAAGGAGTGGAGCAGGGTGGCCGACCGCGCCTGCGCTGGCGGTCGATGCAGGGCGAACTCGGGGCCCAGAGGGGTGAACCCTTCCGCCACCTGGTAGGCCAGGGGTAGCCCTACCAGAGGCACAAGAAGAGCCAGCCGCACGGGGGCGCGACGGCTGCGGGCCCAGGAGAGGGCGCGGATGGCGCCGACGCCGGCGGCGATGGCGAGTACGGACATGAAGGGGGTGCTGTAATGGAACTCGCCAGAGTATTGGGCTTCGTACTGGCTGAGCACATTGGCCGCGATCAAGGGGGAGGCCACTACTGCCACCTCGGGGGCAAGCAGGGGAGCCCCGGCGAAGGCTACCAGAAGCCCGCCCACGTAGAGGAGCCGTTCTCGTTCGAAGACGCGCCCGACCATGGTCCGGAACAGGGATCGCGAGGGAGGCTCGCTGACCTCGCCCTGGTCGGGAGCATCGTATCGGGCCAGGTAGGGGAATCGGGCCTCGCCGTAGCACTGGGCACCGTAGTGGGGGATGATGACCAGGGTGGCGACGACGAACCACGCCCCCGCCGCAGCCGCAATCAGGAAACCAGGCCGCCAGCGCGAAGCCAGGGCGAGGTACAGCCCGGCTGCACCCACCATCAGCGCGATCTCTTCCTTCACCGCCAGGGCAGCCAGGGCAGTTACCAGCGCCGGGGCGGTGAGACGCCGGCGTC
The nucleotide sequence above comes from Anaerolineae bacterium. Encoded proteins:
- a CDS encoding DUF2079 domain-containing protein, which codes for MTHRRSLHRILLATVAAAALVYSAFFTWLSIERHQALMTHTADLGQMDLAVWNTLHGRFVQEVKGESISTRLTDHVEPVFWPVSVIFGLWDDARALLTLQATVIGLSAMAVWAAVALGWRRQPRGLVYAAATWAALAYLLAPQTQAATVADFHASPLAVLPLALLVYLGRRRLTAPALVTALAALAVKEEIALMVGAAGLYLALASRWRPGFLIAAAAGAWFVVATLVIIPHYGAQCYGEARFPYLARYDAPDQGEVSEPPSRSLFRTMVGRVFERERLLYVGGLLVAFAGAPLLAPEVAVVASPLIAANVLSQYEAQYSGEFHYSTPFMSVLAIAAGVGAIRALSWARSRRAPVRLALLVPLVGLPLAYQVAEGFTPLGPEFALHRPPAQARSATLLHSFRYLIPEGAGLSVTPALHPHFSHRERIYTFPDVADAEYVLLDVAGTTDMHPVDFRHRFDELLRQGYGVVNADDGIVLLERGTASLGLPDRFFAFARASSPPAHPLEVTFGTTLRLLGYEWVDDPKWSYTSLRLYWQALAPPPANLMPYAILFDRLGRPVTDTRSALFVEPLWYPVQRWSPGEIVVTTTVAAPLGDAWGAYVGVVVDGDYDDVAARLAPDEQGVGAIPETNLVRLPPVERTSRLRRYQIVPLLLSPPAAGPADVVFSSWLKLEGARLSAPVIYPGCSLDLVTYWSKLGEPTSELALSVRLTDAAGETVTQTDGPIEGGLYPARHWATGETVPDVKSLAVPADLPPGPYSVVLVPYDRLSGAPLEADQAAVPLLLAPVTVATGGSSP